One window of the Sebastes umbrosus isolate fSebUmb1 chromosome 1, fSebUmb1.pri, whole genome shotgun sequence genome contains the following:
- the per3 gene encoding LOW QUALITY PROTEIN: period circadian protein homolog 3 (The sequence of the model RefSeq protein was modified relative to this genomic sequence to represent the inferred CDS: inserted 1 base in 1 codon): MGMSLRYCQQQQEEEEVDRRRGCRQGSRTEXAPGGEVGQEDEEMTSGSHDLSSPANHSPGSVTGSTSASTKSSENTDGSRGQAHREVMVTVSEMKKRIPSEKRSRSKASTVEALQYALNCVKQVQANSEYYKLLMKNGQDERRDATVCTLEELERVTSEHTLKNTDSFVVVFSLSSGRVLYTSEQAPSILCCKRKFLESAKFVELLFHQDVNVFYSHTAQPHLPPWSNSHTAGVLFDCAQVKSFFCRIRGGKDREGEMRYNPFRVTPYLLTVQGTGSSGEEEEPCCLALVERIISGYEAPRIPMDKRIFTTTHSPGCVFLEVDDRAVPLVGYLPQDLIGTSLLTCIHPDDRPLMLSMHRKVLRYAGQSRPFEHSPVRLRCQNGDHITLDTSWSSFINPWSRKVAFIIGRHKVRTSPLNEDVFAAPTKEDVPVTHEEIKDLQSKIYKLFLQPVRNNGSSGYGSLGSNGSHEPYISVASSSDSNGNLWEDSRREPMTLQRICADVNRVKSWGQQAYLGSNHKIALLGKPVTARLPPAVSNPKVRDHEEGRKQTHIPSYQQINCVDNIIRYLENCTGPALKRKSVSHSLATSSSSSSSSSSEDDKPAEATHTAQASSDVVLDSAASVAPTAAAVVGAPLTDITMSTKAMSVTSQCSYSSTIVHVPQPESEATALEDVPMGSEPADAAPTPSRRAPSPAAEGRRFIGLTKQVLSAHTQKEEQEYVDRFRHRIHQSPYSSYLQLDNSSVAHSHHPGDYVCPVSGGGLNRSRRGKPRHKRPKPQGSSDSYASPAGPPRRVPDSSWPSSESSQPQMGAPYSQTSPLQASFFPMMATQPGPEQPPTAQQLPAATPMVLQPPDQTQLGYNFNIMQSAQSLPGMQPFQMDPFQNLQNIQTFPNLQPMAPAPGINPYMTPVMAVILPSYPSFTPGYPSIYPPAAPSMLPLAPITMTGFAPAGVPFPQPQFQALPGPSLTCLGPLLCSPRASSSVGEEEEAAEPRALFSSSRSSSPLQLNLLQEELPKTSEGQSCIGYNHAESLHKQHANQGDNPSESGHHDAQSTSSELFDMLLQEDARSGTGSNASGSGSGESGGSLGSGSGSNGTSISLTGSSNSSKYFASNDSSDTSRKIRKSQEAAAEHQHSFGAREENSLWGMIQHTPERVMMTYQIHTRDQTEVLAEDREKLRVLQPLQPWFSQEQKEELAEVHPWIQKHTIPQEIDTQGCVSCNSGPGVAHPPHRTAPNSSAPLQIPLQNSVGPVEDT, encoded by the exons ATGGGGATGAGCCTGCGTTACTGTCAGcaacagcaggaggaggaggaggtggacagGAGGCGAGGATGTCGTCAAGGCAGCAGGACGG AGGCGCCAGGTGGAGAAGTGGGTCAGGAAGATGAGGAGATGACAAGTGGATCGCATGATCTCTCATCTCCGGCCAATCACAGCCCTGGTAGCGTCACAGGATCCACCTCAGCTTCAACCAAGAG cagTGAAAATACAGACGGCAGCAGAGGACAGGCCCACAGAGAGGTGATGGTTACAGTGTctgagatgaagaagaggatcCCATCAGAAAAACGCAGTCGCAGCAAAGCCAGCACTGTGGAGGCCTTACAATACGCACTCAACTGTGTCAAGCAAGTGCAAG cCAACAGCGAATACTACAAACTGCTGATGAAAAACGGtcaggatgagaggagagatgcCACAGTCTGCACCCTGGAAGAGTTGGAAAGAGTCACATCTGAACACACCCTTAAAAACACg GACTCCTTCGTGGTGGTTTTCTCGCTGTCGAGCGGCCGCGTGCTGTACACGTCGGAGCAGGCTCCCAGCATCCTTTGCTGCAAGAGGAAGTTCCTGGAGTCGGCCAAGTTTGTGGAGCTGCTCTTCCACCAAGATGTCAACGTTTTCTACTCGCACACAGCTCAGCCGCATCTGCCGCCCTGGAGCAACTCGCATACAG CGGGGGTTCTGTTTGACTGTGCCCAGGTCAAGTCTTTCTTCTGCAGAATCAG GGGCGGAAAGGACCGTGAGGGTGAGATGCGTTACAACCCATTTCGGGTAACCCCCTACCTGCTGACGGTGCAAGGAACAGGAAGCAgtggggaagaggaggagccgTGCTGCCTGGCGCTGGTTGAGCGCATCATCTCTGGATATGAGG CACCTCGGATCCCCATGGACAAGCGCATCTTCACCACCACACACTCACCTGGCTGTGTGTTTCTGGAAGTGGATGACAG GGCTGTGCCGTTGGTAGGATACCTTCCACAGGATCTGATTGGCACGTCGTTGCTGACTTGCATTCACCCAGATGACCGCCCCCTCATGCTGTCCATGCACCGGAAAG TGTTGAGGTACGCGGGCCAGTCTCGTCCGTTCGAGCATTCTCCGGTGCGTCTGCGCTGTCAGAACGGAGACCACATCACCTTGGACACCAGCTGGTCCAGCTTCATCAACCCTTGGAGCCGCAAGGTGGCCTTCATCATCGGACGGCACAAAGTCAGGAC GAGTCCACTGAATGAGGACGTGTTTGCTGCTCCGACTAAGGAGGATGTCCCCGTCACCCATgaagaaataaaagatctgCAATCAAAGATCTATAAGCTTTTCCTGCAG CCGGTCCGTAACAATGGTTCCAGTGGTTATGGCAGTTTGGGGAGTAACGGCTCTCATGAGCCCTACATCAGCGTGGCTTCATCCAGTGACAGCAATGGTAACCTGTGGGAGGACTCGCGTCGGGAACCG ATGACTTTGCAGCGGATCTGTGCTGATGTGAACAGAGTCAAGAGTTGGGGCCAGCAGGCTTATCTGGGCTCCAACCACAAAATTGCTCTTCTTGGCAAACCAGTCACAG CACGTCTGCCCCCTGCAGTGTCCAACCCTAAGGTCAGAGATCATGAAGAAGGCAGGAAGCAAACACACATTCCCTCCTATCAGCAGATCAACTGTGTGGACAACATCATCAG ATATTTGGAGAACTGTACAGGCCCAGCCCTCAAGCGGAAGAGTGTTTCTCATTCCCTGGCCAcgtcctcttcctcatcctcatcctcttcctcagaAGATGACAAGCCTGCTGAAGCCACTCACACAGCTCAGGCCAGCTCAGACG TGGTGTTGGACAGTGCGGCATCAGTGGCCCCGacggcagcagctgttgttgGAGCGCCTCTGACAGACATCACAATGTCCACTAAGGCCATGAGTGTCACTAGCCAGTGTTCGTACAGCAGCACCATCGTCCATGTGCCACAGCCTGAATCAG AGGCCACGGCACTGGAGGACGTCCCGATGGGCAGTGAGCCTGCTGATGCTGCTCCGACCCCTTCCCGTCGCGCCCCGAGCCCTGCCGCCGAGGGACGAAGGTTTATAGGTCTCACTAAGCAGGTGCTGTCAGCTCACACCCAGAAGGAGGAGCAAGAGTATGTGGATCGATTCCGCCATCGCATCCACCAGAGCCCCTACAGCTCCTATCTGCAGCTGGACAACAGCTCTGTGGCTCACTCCCACCACCCAG GCGACTACGTGTGTCCAGTAAGCGGTGGCGGGTTAAACCGCTCTCGGAGAGGGAAGCCCAGACACAAGCGCCCCAAACCCCAGGGTTCCTCAGACAGCTACGCTTCCCCAGCTGGCCCTCCTCGCCGTGTCCCAGACTCCTCCTGGCCCTCCTCAGAGTCCTCCCAGCCCCAGATGGGGGCGCCCTACAGCCAAACATCCCCACTCCAGGCGTCATTCTTCCCCATGATGGCAACCCAGCCTGGTCCTGAGCAACCGCCCACAGCACAACAGCTGCCTGCAGCAACCCCCATGGTGCTGCAGCCTCCTGACCAAACCCAGCTCGGCTACAACTTCAACATCATGCAGTCCGCTCAGAGCCTGCCGGGCATGCAGCCGTTCCAGATGGACCCCTTTCAGAATCTGCAGAATATCCAGACATTTCCCAACCTGCAGCCCATGGCGCCAGCGCCGGGCATCAACCCTTACATGACTCCTGTCATGGCTGTCATCCTGCCCAGCTACCCATCGTTCACTCCAGGTTACCCGTCCATCTACCCACCGGCCGCTCCTTCCATGCTGCCCCTGGCACCCATCACCATGACGGGCTTCGCTCCCGCCGGTGTCCCCTTCCCTCAGCCCCAGTTCCAAGCCCTGCCGGGCCCCTCACTGACCTGCCTGGGCCCTCTGCTTTGCTCACCCAGAGCCAGCTCCTCTGtcggggaagaggaggaggcagccGAGCCTCGGGCTTTATTCTCCAGCTCTCGCTCCAGTTCTCCGCTCCAACTGAAcctgctgcaggaggagctgcCAAAGACGAGCGAAGGGCAGAGCTGCATCGGGTACAACCACGCAGAGAGCCTCCACAAACAACATGCCAACCAG GGTGATAACCCCAGTGAGTCTGGGCACCACGACGCCCAGTCTACATCCAGTGAGCTGTTTGacatgctgctgcaggaggatgCCAGGTCAGGGACCGGCTCTAACGCCTCAGGGTCTGGGTCAGGGGAGTCTGGAGGCTCCCTGGGATCTGGATCTGGCTCCAATGGAACCTCCATCTCACTCACTG gcagcagcaacagcagcaaataCTTTGCCAGCAATGATTCATCGGACACATCGCGCAAAATCCGTAAGAGCCAGGAGGCAGCGGCAGAGCACCAACACAGCTTCGGCGCTCGGGAGGAGAACTCGCTGTGGGGCATGATCCAGCACACGCCTGAGCGTGTCATGATGACGTACCAGATCCACACCAG GGACCAGACTGAGGTGTTGGCAGAAGACAGGGAGAAGCTTCGGGTGCTTCAGCCACTCCAGCCCTGGTTCAGCCAGGAGCAGAAAGAGGAGCTGGCGGAGGTCCATCCCTGGATTCAAAAGCACACCATCCCACAGGAGATAGACACACAG GGTTGTGTGAGTTGCAACTCTGGCCCAGGGGTCGCCCACCCGCCTCACCGTACTGCCCCCAACAGCTCGGCCCCTCTGCAGATCCCCCTGCAGAACTCCGTCGGACCTGTGGAGGACACTTGA